The following nucleotide sequence is from Apium graveolens cultivar Ventura chromosome 4, ASM990537v1, whole genome shotgun sequence.
gtcattcggcaatacctccccttctggaagggttgttcttctcagcttatacaaaatgaaaaggagagaaaagaatgaattgaagagaattgtatatatataaattatgttgccacaaaatatctggcttggaatttacctctgaactatagaggtttgtcataggagaacaaaacatatacgtatatatatcaacatcaggtattcgctattccgtccatcattctatggacccatgctgttcctcgagcttatacacaatcacctttgaaactccctcgatatcgaaactcgaatctgggacctcattctagacatcatcgttactagaattttatgcttgcactacaaccttcctcgtatagtaatacgactctctattgatagaaggaataaatattcaataggtaaataatcgacctagtttttctatcaaagataacttatacgtcaacacgacccgattagtggtactcaatctcaacatccattccaatacaactctcacggttgtaatcgactcattactcgcagaatcattgttgcattactatggtccaccactgacctactgtcgtcattcactttccatgaaatcttaatatctaaccatacggagtccatacatgtcgtatagaattcttctaaggagttaacataatcaccattcataattcatgaagaacactccaaattctgacgtactttcatgacatgaagcagataaaattgcaaaagagtttcaatcaaagcaacgatagcaggttaataccattcttaatcatatgccttaaatagaagacttaactcaaaggttcgtctagtcctttttgaaaaatggtcctggcttatctcaagatagtaccttctgagatagatagcccactcatggcgattacatgaattaaacctttaccaactactattacggttgggtattgcacagtcatcagaaggaatgtcaatcttccaaaccatatacaaccttcacagctttaaccatcatcactgtattcctttggcacaagcgcctataattatcctcttacctttaaggtgtcggccacctctttggcctttcctgatagtaaaatttccttacagtcaatgtcattttaaccacctccaaataaattttctacctcatttcaatcactgcttatgtgaagatgttttccttaaaatctgatgagtaaaaaaaaaatatcaccatttttccataagttattgcctcagtctttagaggttaatcactgtcacggctgactctcaatcatacttagaacatcttttatcttaggtcctaatttccctgaacaatttcgacctttactggttcgatccatactttctcgtggtttaacacgtgccccacttggcatcattataattacatcatatttcctttatcaacatttctattcttgagaattttgagtattacctttctccttgtaaaacctctaaggttatccttgaatcgttcctcctgtattccctagatacagggcatatcaagataccatttattaataccagaatcattgtctatatacttctgaaaaatttctccactgattcctaaaggttgttattaccttaatcctttccaattcatactgtcaaaactcatattatccctattaagggtgaaatgccaacctttatgcatttccctaggattcattttaagttaccgatgttctatccttaattccacctttaaaaaggtacatgcatccttccatggataaatcaagtcatatattcctgataagggtgtcttattcaatcatttccacctcgatagtatatgcctaatttcacaataacatctgtattcaaaatgaggtcaatcaatatggcctccaaaagataacaacggttatccgcttttcttgcctaatttggtaacgataacaaggatgttctggaagatattggtcgtgttcaacgtgaacttcttcttaataattccttatttacttttgttgtttatctcaacagtcacctcaatgctgggatatctttcatacctggcgtctccctttctgggtatcaagccaccagtcttacacttcacattcttgaaggtcactcccttcatccaattttcctaatttcttactttctcgtctccttagtctatccgcgtctcattatttatccttccaactatctcaaggtttcctcgaatcctcccaacttacagggaataaaatatatgtatctcttatgccttcaaccatcaatttttaactcatggtgaatcaccctcatcctgacgattacatacttttctatttctattgctacgagtctttagggtttcctcatacccaactcccttatcattcctcaaactctattgcctttatattccttttcacttcaatttctttttattttcctttctcttatcattatttaatgaacccactaattatttacttcaaacatcacgtcgttctgggattcttgtcctccgaatgaatctttacaacttttacaatcttagattcataattcatcatactcgtccgcctttgttctggctctaaagcttttacactatctccataaccttgagaattactttcccgaaaacaattgattgaacttttatcagtttatcataacctcttgctccgtgcctttcttggtctttcaccagtggtggcccttctcttaggagggtaagtgacaaaaatagtcttttgtgattcgtccatcatttagaatctcaaatgattcctatatttcctttagccaggctcttgcctcgaccgggtcagcttgttccttggaactctaagggcttagcgacttaaaggtcctgaaagaatttcacaccacattgtttcctcaaggtggtggttaggggtaaaagtataagttttgttttaggcaggtccatggattgcccaataggagtaccatcctggttcttcctatcttactcaacttctgttttctcagtctaaatatttcttcctactccccataattggggtcatcttttaatttaaaatcctcattttccacttcattatattctgggttccttatagcTTAATTACGActtccctgattatcacattcaaggtttgcccctaatcttattcctcatgggggcataatgcttggaaaaaaaaattgagaatctctggatatttgtcttatttgctttgcttaagtctttccctcgttccgTCCTTGCAtaattgcaaattatgaattctcaagttctataaacttcatgacactctcttaagagttaatagtgcaattaacaatatgaacttatcacaaacagactgatctgaactgaaattaatgaatatatatataaccatttgttcgagggtacaacaactgaacacattaaagagaattacatcatttgatctgatcgcttctatcccaaaagtaataccatagataatcatctagtcattaaaactaatcattcataacttaggctaatcctccaaaagcggtgctacatgaaacccttgtctgatcgctctggctctgcacactaccatggatcaagaaatacgggcatgcacgacatccctaacctgctccatcacagaggtgatgatgtctaagatagttgcaagtagagctggatcaatctgaccctcaagatggcctctagctgtaacacgggtggtagcctcaatcctttccatgctatgagctaatcctgccggaagtaccccgccctcaatccttggtgcagtaagtcgatccaacagatcactcctaacattatgggcctcagacaggccacccaaagtcatgtaataatcggcgataagagaagcctgagtggttgcatctagcagtccatggggtgcaggtggtgcaggcccaggggatccaaatggataaccaagcacggtatcaggtgacaatggtgcaggagataaaggtggcatttcctcagtaggtgctggctctgtacaggggagggaacatgaattggtggaacctcatggatgtcttcaggaacctcgggaagagggtctgatattggtataattggtgtcgtggaaggccccactccttctgccctcattaacctttgtgcccttggtaactcttcatcctctagtgccaccctcgcggccattcttgctctggtagtcgccctgactacggtcatcaattcctcagcggtcctctcttcattctcgtcaggatcttccacgagatcctcctcggcaacaatCCCTTTTGGGATAACATCTTCAACtgcaacattctcaatataaatctcatctggtccctcgttaaggtactctatcagattcacaatttgatctccaacatgtaataaaacatccccatgctgatgctcctgaacctcagggttcggtgcccagctgccctatacgagaacgaactatgttactatcataatatttataagggttcccgtaagggttttaactgtcagtactacgttaagtagtccgaccatgaacttggcaagagttcttattatctgagtgaacttattatcttaacgtcacatcatctctgaggtttataacgcttggctctgataccatttccgtaacacccccaaatccggggtcggggattcgggttgtcacgagttccatatcccttaacaacacttaatctaaccttgtctcaacgtttttctgaaaatctttgtcatgcataagataatcatttactagatataagtttaaaagattaagttacaagatactccaatatacttatatattttccgaatactacttgaactaccaccgttcaagttataattagttcatcccaaagattaagctacaagacaaaacttgtatagaatcaatctttaaaatatcatcaaaataaaatgaagttacgagatacttcatttgatgcaaacatcattttgaaagcttgaccctgccaatactcaacaatcgcccagccgtagcctttctatcgaggtgctctgggtagtgttgcagaaatatccaactggatgatgaactcataacgggagtttgtcgcgccaggaagaccacttacgatgatcagtcgcagtagtacaaccccaccattttctacatgtagaggagaacctgtcggatttactagtcaaccgaacactggactcctaaggaatggaccgtcttagcggaacttccaggccatttgggccaatataatcaggctgggccggcaccactcgaccacttacgctactcctagttcagatgaaatccatgactctgaaacgtaaagcctgtccccactttccccaagtagaaacttgttgatacggctccaccaagaagtcatatctagttggaaaggaaaactcaccgacaTTTCcaaggcgatgcctgttaatggattaacttgttccaagaattttacttcccgagtattgggtaagtaatcaaaaactcgtttatcaagacaacaaccttgttgcgaatataaaacataccacagagccggatccctcaggttttgagcgagtatttaaatccccttcgaaaggaggatcttacatataaaaaaatgagttttgggatccgctctaacttttaaaatcatttttaagactcgcaaaatatatttaagaatgtttggagtgatgttgatttaataaaataaatcagtcccaatatattagaaaatatctgaatattattatttaaataatattcccataaagaataatctttataaaaataattgaagtagaagttgtaaaacttatacttgaaatgaatattaaataaccaaagatatacttatacgaaagtactatctttatttgaataatcaaaagtaagtttgattatcgacacattattctttaataaaataaagaataataattagtaaataatcagagtcataagttctcgaatgaatattcaaaataatattcattaataaattaagaagagtcatatgtcctcgaatgaatattcaaaataatattcaataataaaataaacgggatcataagccctcgaatgaatattcaaaataatattcaataataaaataaacgggatcataagccctcgaatgaatattcaaattaatattcattaataaaataaacggagtcatatgtcctcgaatgaatattcaaaataatattcattaataaaataaagttatcgaataaaccttatttgattcatagttttaaaaactattcatatatatatataaatatatatattatactcgggagtatcgactcccggttttagaaaaaagttcacctttgggtcccctatactaagggtatatgcaaattaccgcttatctctagcatacgtattatcaactgaatcaacagatatatgtgtcaagaataagaaacaggcatgcatatataccatatcacatgctacaatatatctcaagaatttgctaattaaccaatatgaatctatcgcaagataatgcatatacaaatgtatacatcacaacaacagtataacgagtagaaaacttgcatgagcgactgggggttacaaatggcttgggacgagtccggtaacctataaacaacatataagttggaattaaaccaaagtcacttataaacctatactttaaccaatttagactctaacgctcgctttgcgcttatttattctcttaagtcgctcgagtaccctcgactccaccatttttaataaattaaccattacgagttttaaggcgattctttcgcgagtaccttaccaactgcctaacacactttacataaatgtttcatactccaattagtcattttaggtctttaacctatatttcaaagtaagacgaggggtaatgattcgttcgcgaaacgccgttacttaaaacggtcatttctcctgaaccgttcatcggattcaaacgaactacatatcaaaacgaagctcgtaacatgaactatttaatcatggcaatggtcaaaacctaacagtgagttcacgagtcctaatgttaagaacaaaaacagcctaaagtaaatcggacattacgacggctatgtttacgcgattacccaaatttaaaccactccaaatcacctcacaatcatctcacaatcaacatcccaaccaaaactccattcatactacatcataacagccccaacaacttcacattatcaatttatactattcttaaacatgaatttaaactacacttaagttcattaatcaacaatccaagaactaccactccaaaaactttacaaagccaactaatctctacattcacaacaagcaagcctctcatgaattataacaacaaaactaaacctaattactcaaataaagttagggtttggaggggttataccttccttagaGAGTGGAGAATCAATAAGGAAGCTTTAATTAACCACTAGTTATCTTTATAAAGCTTgaatcttgaagaaaacataagaaaacacaaagttagttcttgaaaacactattcaccaagaactttgatgaattgattagctatgtaaatcatggaatcttgagctttaACTTATGtctcatctaagttatgaattatggaagctaaagaaacaaacctcttgatttttgaaggtgtgtagctagggttttgaaatttcttccttggtttaagaagaaaaagccgagagcttttgttcttgaagaagagaagtcaacttctaattttgatgaaatgaattgttttggcttggttgattgcttttgatttgttttgttacctttttaccatggtaattttttgtgtggttctaattcaaccaacaacacactttgcttggtcgtgcttatgtcaccatgtgatgtcaccctccctcctttgtcctcttctcattggtttgatgacatcatccccactaatctctttgattagcttctaattacttggccaatgaccgctgatctgttatacggttcgcttaactttcgttttcgtttatcgtttgagggatcatacccgggatcttattacttgggttcccttaacttttctcaatacattatattctttttatgatcctctcttacaatccttgaatttaaatcctttttatcttgttaccttatactcaattctttcgatatctggtggattttcgggaaaagtcaaagtgttcggatttggattctgacgatctttacatacacttatataccacatagagtactaataatatcccagaagattaataaaagaaccccttcatagtgtggcttgaaaaattttcttaatcagcataatcagcaaaacactattcataagggtttcaaaaattttaaaaattggggttattacaatggaTGTCTCACTTCCCTCATACATTTGAGTCAACTTACATGCCACATGATTTTATAAAGAAGTGGACAATCGTCTCCAATGCAAGACACCACTTCACATTTTGAAGGCTTAATTATAATCTAGCCCTTAAAATATAACACATTATACACATGAACGCTTAAATAAGAAAGTTGTATATTTTAACCCCTTAACTATAGGTTTTGTACACTTCAAGCCTTTTgctaaaatatttttcaatattACCCTCACAGTTGTATATTTTTGCCCCTTAACTACGAATTTTGTATATTTTTGCCCCTTAACTATTAGTTTTGTACACTTTAACCCTTTAATAAGTTTATCATAATATTGtaatattatttatcatattaattagtttcaaaaatataaatatttaattaatatataatacacaattcaattttttttttaaaattatattatatgatAAATAAAAAGGAACAAGAAAATGATATGTTACCCTTGAAGTATACAATGCGAACATTATAACCCTCAAGGGTGATTTCGGTAAAATATTTAAGAAAAGGGTTAAAATATACAAATCTCATAACTGAAGGATTGAAATGTACGGTTTTTTTGTTGAGGGGTTTATGTGTACATATCTTAAGGGTTAAGTTATAATTAAACCAATTTTTAATAGGTTTTACTTATTCCATTAATTATAATTACATAAGAAACATTACCAAAAAATTAAGATTAGCTAAGTTTGCTTGTATTTAAGAGTACATGTTAATTACTAAGCTCCCGAGTAAATTTGGCTTGATTCAGTTAAACTTGATTCGTTTATTTAAACTAGAAACAAGTTGAGTTCGGTTCGAGGTATGAGATCTTTTAGCTTATATAAGCAACTCATCTAGTTTAAAAAGACCATTTTTCGAACTTCTTTTGGATATCTGGCTCGGTTCGGCTCAAATTATAGTGATACCATGAAATAGGTTTGTCAAACCTCAGTACGTACGTGAGTGATCGTTGTTTAGCGTGGTGATTAGGGTACCTGTCACGAGACTCCGCGAAGGCATGCCTCTAGGCATGCTTTTTGCCAAAAGGCATGTCCAAATGGCATGCcatttatcaattaaatataataaaatataaaacataTTTATTATACTAATATATAGTGAACTTGAATGTAAAATTAAACTTAGTTGATAATAACAACCGAATACCATCATAATAGTCATTTACATTACTAACTTCTTATGCTAAACCCATGACTAGGAAGTGCTATAGGTGTAATCTTCCTGGTCATAGGTCGAATGAATGTCCTCAAAGAGACGGTAAATATGATTGCACGAGAAGCATAGGAAGATGAAAAAGGGTATCAGTATGGTCGGATGGTGAAAATGGTGAATTTGAGGATTATGTGTAAGATGAAACAACTTTTTTTGTTCGAAGGATGATGTTTGCCCAAAAACATGAAGGGAAATCTCAACGACATCAGTTTTTCTTACCATGTGCACTATTAATGGGCATATTTTTACAGTTGTGATTGATAGTAGTAGCATGGAGAATATTATAGGCATAAACACAAAAGGTTGAGAAGCATTCAAACCCTTACACCCTGGTTTGGATAAAGACACTATTATAATACTCATTTACATTTCCGGATATttcaaatattaaaataattattaaaaaataaaaaaaatagtaaaaaggCATGCTAAATCATGAAAAGGCATATTTAGCTAATTGACGTCATGACATGTCCGTGCCGCTGTGACATGCACCCTAGCGGTGATCCACCTTTCAGGCCATGTCCAACATCCAAGTTAGTAACATATACTGTACAATATTTGTTCACCAATGTAAATTGGTTAATGAGGCTTCTGCTGAGAAAAGAATGTACAAGTATTAAAAAAAAGTTCTTAACTCTGATATAGCTTACAAATGTTATGCAGTTGAAAAGATGAAACAAGTGTTGTACATAAATTGAGTCTAAGAAACCTTGGATGGGCAGAGTTTAGGTGGATTAACTCATATCCGGTCCTTTCTCAAGTTGCGGAACCCATATATGGGGATCTATACCAACTTAACTCCAGGAATTAGTCTTCAGATCATTACAAATATTTGCCATAATAGATATGCCCACAATGAGGGCAGTTGCAATTGCAATTATCCGGGACCAGTACTAAAAGACAGTTGATATCATAAGATCgttatttctttttctttcctgaCTAGTGAAGTGTAAAAGCTATGATCATTTTATACAGGTTTTAAATAcattaaaatttgaataaatgTTTATCTGGGAGCCATAGTAGTGACACTTATATAGTTGGATGAATATGACATTGTGTCTTCTTCGTGGAGTCTCCTCTCAGTAAAAAATCCAGGTTGTTTAGGCTGAGGCAGGGGAATTTCACTAGTTAGCATTAGTACCACAGAGGACATAGTTGGCCTATCTGCTGGATATTGTTGCACGCATAACAACCCAATAATGATAGCTCGCAAAACTTCTATTTCATGTTCATGGCTTGAATTTTGAATAACATCGTCTACTATGTCCAACACCTCACCATTTGTATAAGTTCTCCATGCCTAAATCAATTGACACCCGTATAGTTGGTTAACCGTACCATAAAGTCTTAATTATACAAGTTCATAATTTAATGGCTTAGGCACTTACATGTCCAAGAAGGTTAAGATTGTGCTCTGGATGAGTAAAATTTGTGTTTCTCTTGCCACTGATTATTTCTAAGAGCAATACTCCAAAGCTATAGACATCAGATTTCACTGAGAATTTTCCGTCAATTGCATACTCAGGGGACATGTAGCCACTGCAAGAATTTATTTTATAGTGAATCAGAATCTGGGTGATTGAAGCACTATATTTTAGGAAATTTCAAGAGTCTTACTATGTTCCAACTACTCTGGTTGTATTGGCTCCGGTTTCAGTCTCTCCACAGATCCTTGCAGTACCAAAATCTGAAATCTTTGGATTCATCTCATGATCAAGTAGAACGTTGCTGGCTTTGAGATCTCTATGAATGATCCGCAGTCTAGAATCCTGATGAAGATAGAGAAGTCCCCTTGCGACACCTTTTATGATGTTATAGCACATAGGCCAGTCAAGTGCCTTGCTTTGCTTTTTATCTGTTCAAAGAACCAAAGTTGATGAACATACTACTTGAGTATCTTTTTGAAAAAGAAGGCATCATTACTGAAGATGAAAAATATACCAAATATAAACGAGTCTAAGCTTTTATTAGGCATGTATTCATACACCAACATTCTTTCTCCTTCCTGCATAGAGCAGCCAAGGAGCTTCACAAGGTTGCGGTGCTGAAGTTGAGCAATGCATAAAACTTCATTTTTAAACTCTTCCAATCCTTGCCTCGAATCCTTTGAAAGCCTCTTAACCGCTATTTCTTTTCCATTGTCAAGCATACCCTAAAAAGCATACATGTGACTGTGTCATTCTCTACAGTATTATCAAATGACATAGATTCAATGGTGAATCACTCAACGAAGCAACAAACTTCCATCACAAAGCTGAGGGAGATGAAAATGCACTTAAAATGCTGAACATCTGCATTCTACTCATACAAATTATATATCTCTATTTCAAGTGTCAAAATACTacttttatttcttttaaattctgTACTTGTGAATTGTCTAATCTCCAGATCAAGTTTAGCAGCATGACAATTACCTTGTAGACAGGCCCAAAGCCACCTTCTCCAAGCTTAGAGGTTGTAGAGAAGCCATTAGTTGCACGAGCTAATGTGGTGAATTCGAATAATGGTAACTCTATATCCTCGCCCCCCTTCCCGTTGCCCCCATCATCTTCAAAATATTGTTTTGTCACTCCTGCAATTTCCACATGCAAAGGCATACAATATTAACTAAAAACAAATTTGTCAAAGAAAAATATGTGGTTATTAAATTACCTTCTCTGTGCTTTCTTTTATTTCTGATAACAAAGAAGCTTATGCCAACAGTCATTGTTAGAGTCAACAGAATCGGGATAACTATGAACCTCAATTTGGATCTCCCCTTTTTAGCTTCATATTTAGCCAGATCGTAACGTTAGTTCACAGCTTCCAACAAAACAGGGTAAAGTATGAATTTGTGATCAGTTGCAAGCAAAAATAAATTGAGTTTACCTAATTCAGATGCAGCAATTCTGACGTATAAATCTTGACCACTTTCTTTCTGATCTCTAATATCAATAAGCTCATTAAACCATAACAAGCATCCGCTTCCACTACCTCTAATATCCATATTTGCATAAGCTGTACATGCGCAATTCTTCAAGCATTCCCTCTTACACTCATCGAGACTCATATTTTTATCAAACCAAGAACGTTGAGTATCTGGTAATATCAGTCCCGAGTACTTCACAAATCCCTCTCCATCTGCACAACTCAATTGTACTTTCCTTACACAGCCACTGGACCAATCTGCAGTATCCCATTCTTTTTGagattttggctcaaatccaTCCAAACACTCACACGTGGGGGAGTCGTTAACATTACAACTACCATAAGCTCCACATACCGCATAATGATCACAATCATCTACTGCACCAGAATGATAAAGCTGCCAAGTTTGAGATTTTTCAAGCCATATCCATCTTTGAATATAACCAAGCGGATTCAATA
It contains:
- the LOC141721253 gene encoding G-type lectin S-receptor-like serine/threonine-protein kinase At4g27290; its protein translation is MEGGSYTTALVTVLYSILFFSLSLNIIAAVDILRADQTITDGSTIVSAGGHFELGFTDIGSTTNRYVGIWYTNISIKTIVWIANRETPLHTTSGLIKLNTNGNLVIFNGSDYEVWSSNSSISVDNPVAQLLDSGNLVIRDETDGDPDNYLWQSFDIPGNTLLPGAKLGWNLETGLERYLSSWKSDDDPSTGEYTNRIDRSGFPQLMVKKGSVIQSRGGFWNGASFSGTPNLKPNPIYKYKFVSNDKELYYRYEVVNGSVVTRRVLNPLGYIQRWIWLEKSQTWQLYHSGAVDDCDHYAVCGAYGSCNVNDSPTCECLDGFEPKSQKEWDTADWSSGCVRKVQLSCADGEGFVKYSGLILPDTQRSWFDKNMSLDECKRECLKNCACTAYANMDIRGSGSGCLLWFNELIDIRDQKESGQDLYVRIAASELAKKGRSKLRFIVIPILLTLTMTVGISFFVIRNKRKHREGVTKQYFEDDGGNGKGGEDIELPLFEFTTLARATNGFSTTSKLGEGGFGPVYKGMLDNGKEIAVKRLSKDSRQGLEEFKNEVLCIAQLQHRNLVKLLGCSMQEGERMLVYEYMPNKSLDSFIFDKKQSKALDWPMCYNIIKGVARGLLYLHQDSRLRIIHRDLKASNVLLDHEMNPKISDFGTARICGETETGANTTRVVGTYGYMSPEYAIDGKFSVKSDVYSFGVLLLEIISGKRNTNFTHPEHNLNLLGHAWRTYTNGEVLDIVDDVIQNSSHEHEIEVLRAIIIGLLCVQQYPADRPTMSSVVLMLTSEIPLPQPKQPGFFTERRLHEEDTMSYSSNYISVTTMAPR